The following are from one region of the Leucobacter sp. Psy1 genome:
- a CDS encoding nucleoside hydrolase yields MAENPIPLFLDCDPGIDDAIALAYLLAQSDVEVVGVAASGGNVSTAQVARNTQGWLALAARPDIPLHVGATHPVARAAVTEADPEYAEETHGDRGCGYATLPEPDAALSGTTAAQAWVDAARAHPGELIGVLIGPATNLALALEIEPDLPRLVRRLFVMGGAFNYRGNTHPTTEWNVTYDPEAAARVFAAFGGAFVDGGSAHPPVIAPIEATEAVEMTPERLGRILGAQTDPTWRAVLHELGEALRFYFEFHEADGHGYIAHIHDPYVLAAALAWARSDRGDAPSPVPVPWAETALAPVDVELTGTLTRGETVADWLGRWNRPANAEIIRRIDAERFLDHLTNTLMEGPQP; encoded by the coding sequence ATGGCCGAGAACCCGATCCCGCTCTTTCTCGACTGCGACCCCGGCATCGACGACGCCATCGCTCTCGCGTATCTGCTGGCTCAGTCCGACGTCGAGGTCGTCGGCGTCGCCGCGAGCGGCGGGAACGTCTCGACGGCGCAGGTGGCGCGGAACACCCAGGGCTGGCTGGCCCTCGCTGCCCGCCCGGACATCCCGCTCCACGTCGGAGCCACCCATCCGGTCGCTCGAGCGGCCGTCACCGAGGCGGATCCCGAGTACGCCGAGGAGACGCACGGCGACCGCGGGTGCGGCTACGCGACTCTGCCGGAGCCGGACGCAGCCCTGAGCGGCACGACCGCCGCCCAAGCCTGGGTCGATGCCGCACGAGCCCACCCGGGTGAACTCATCGGTGTGCTGATCGGACCGGCGACGAACCTTGCGCTCGCGCTCGAGATCGAGCCGGATCTGCCGCGCCTGGTGCGGCGCCTCTTCGTGATGGGCGGAGCCTTCAATTACCGCGGCAACACCCACCCGACAACCGAGTGGAATGTGACCTACGACCCGGAGGCCGCGGCGAGGGTGTTCGCCGCGTTCGGGGGAGCATTCGTCGATGGCGGATCCGCGCACCCTCCGGTGATCGCCCCGATCGAGGCGACCGAGGCCGTGGAGATGACCCCCGAACGACTGGGACGGATCCTCGGTGCGCAGACCGACCCGACCTGGCGCGCCGTGCTGCACGAACTCGGCGAAGCGCTGCGCTTCTACTTCGAGTTCCACGAGGCTGACGGCCACGGGTATATCGCCCACATCCATGACCCTTACGTGCTCGCAGCCGCGCTCGCCTGGGCCCGATCAGACCGGGGCGATGCGCCGTCACCCGTCCCAGTGCCCTGGGCGGAGACCGCGCTCGCCCCCGTCGATGTCGAGCTCACGGGAACCCTCACGCGCGGCGAGACCGTCGCCGACTGGCTCGGCCGTTGGAACCGTCCCGCGAACGCCGAAATCATTCGGCGCATCGACGCCGAACGCTTTCTCGACCACCTGACCAATACCCTGATGGAAGGACCGCAGCCATGA
- a CDS encoding HAD family hydrolase encodes MGTGTSLRLIATDLDHTLLDGDGRVSPRTRAALDAARAAGIAVVPVTARQPIGLRALAEESGFDEWALCGNGSLGIHLVSGEVLFAQETPAEVLQRFAQTLNARIPGLHYASVRGDGEGFVAEHGYAALAQFSDHKRDPSTMDLMALEEVLSEPSLKLVVRHPELSPAALLDAVRELGVTGFEATLSGAPFLEVMAEGVTKGTGLARLCAELEIDRTEVVAFGDGLNDVAMLTWAGHGVAVANAQAEVRESADEIAPANTEDGVAQVIERLLAGRGVTVPG; translated from the coding sequence ATGGGTACTGGCACCTCACTCCGCCTCATCGCGACCGACCTCGATCACACCCTCCTCGACGGAGACGGCCGGGTCTCCCCGCGCACGCGTGCGGCGCTCGATGCGGCTCGCGCCGCGGGAATCGCGGTGGTCCCCGTCACCGCGCGGCAGCCGATCGGCTTGCGCGCACTTGCGGAGGAGAGCGGTTTCGACGAGTGGGCCCTGTGCGGCAACGGCTCGCTCGGCATCCATCTCGTCTCCGGAGAGGTGCTCTTCGCGCAGGAGACCCCGGCAGAGGTGCTGCAGCGGTTCGCGCAGACCTTGAACGCACGGATTCCCGGACTGCACTACGCCAGTGTGCGCGGAGACGGCGAAGGATTCGTCGCCGAACACGGATACGCGGCACTCGCCCAGTTCTCCGACCATAAACGGGACCCGTCGACGATGGATCTGATGGCGCTCGAGGAGGTCCTCTCCGAGCCGAGCCTGAAGCTCGTGGTGCGGCACCCCGAACTCTCCCCCGCCGCACTGCTCGACGCGGTTCGCGAACTCGGCGTGACGGGGTTCGAGGCCACGCTCTCCGGCGCCCCGTTCCTCGAGGTGATGGCCGAGGGGGTCACCAAGGGCACCGGACTGGCGCGGCTCTGCGCGGAGCTCGAGATCGATCGCACCGAGGTCGTCGCGTTCGGCGACGGATTGAACGATGTCGCCATGCTGACCTGGGCCGGGCACGGCGTCGCCGTCGCGAATGCTCAGGCGGAGGTTCGGGAGTCCGCCGACGAGATCGCCCCCGCCAACACCGAGGACGGGGTGGCCCAGGTCATCGAGCGGCTTCTCGCGGGCCGTGGAGTGACGGTACCGGGGTAG
- a CDS encoding histidine kinase, producing MTPSESTSGQGLDFTSRPGEPRTPAPKWAYLSTGAGALVIVATYLAVILTQPATLGLELGPATLWVMLGYLAGAVLIAAGTLPLIPRSIFALMPVAIALNITVGQIVGTLTPVPLYLDSLGSVIIGVLAGPAAGALTGVLANVIWGVTINPTVIAFTAGAAFIGAAAGWAARLGAFRAAWTAILAGLIAGLPGGALGAPVAAFVFGGGLGVGTGGVVATLQAAGLEMLHATTVQSLVSDTADKAIIFLLAFLVLRSLPRRIVDRYPLASRSVRSRRPSPSRSAPVP from the coding sequence ATGACCCCGTCCGAGAGCACATCTGGACAGGGGCTCGACTTCACGTCGCGTCCCGGAGAACCTCGCACCCCCGCCCCGAAGTGGGCCTACCTGTCGACCGGCGCCGGCGCTCTCGTGATCGTCGCCACCTATCTCGCCGTGATCCTCACCCAGCCGGCGACGCTCGGCCTCGAACTCGGGCCCGCCACTCTCTGGGTGATGTTGGGCTACCTCGCCGGTGCCGTGCTCATCGCCGCCGGCACGCTCCCGCTCATCCCGCGCAGCATTTTCGCCCTGATGCCCGTCGCCATCGCGCTGAACATCACGGTGGGCCAGATCGTCGGCACCCTCACGCCCGTGCCGCTCTACCTCGACTCGCTGGGGTCCGTCATCATCGGAGTGCTCGCGGGCCCCGCAGCAGGTGCCCTCACCGGTGTCCTCGCAAACGTGATCTGGGGCGTCACCATCAATCCCACCGTCATCGCCTTCACGGCGGGAGCCGCCTTCATCGGGGCCGCCGCCGGGTGGGCAGCGCGACTCGGGGCGTTCCGTGCTGCGTGGACGGCGATCCTGGCCGGCTTGATCGCCGGGCTTCCCGGCGGGGCGCTCGGCGCACCGGTCGCCGCCTTCGTGTTCGGTGGCGGACTCGGCGTCGGTACAGGCGGGGTCGTCGCCACGCTGCAGGCCGCCGGTCTCGAGATGCTGCACGCGACGACGGTGCAGAGTCTCGTCTCGGATACCGCTGACAAGGCGATCATCTTCCTGCTCGCGTTCCTCGTGCTGCGTTCCCTCCCGCGACGCATCGTCGACCGGTATCCGCTGGCGAGCAGGTCCGTGCGCTCGCGTCGCCCGTCACCTTCGCGGTCGGCACCGGTGCCGTGA
- a CDS encoding glyoxalase/bleomycin resistance/extradiol dioxygenase family protein, whose amino-acid sequence MNEQQAPRRGVTGDHTTAGVPHGSTSLTPFLAIANAAGAIDFYRSVLGARVVDVTELGGIVVHADLDFGTGRLQLGEPNPEYGLVSAPTGGADCYSMGLYCADVDELVARAAEAGAEIREPVSDFVSGDRFASIRDPFGVRWSLMSRVEDLSESESARRVAEWAAEMERASNE is encoded by the coding sequence ATGAACGAACAGCAAGCGCCTCGGCGCGGAGTCACCGGAGACCATACGACAGCGGGAGTACCGCACGGCTCCACGAGTCTCACCCCGTTCCTCGCAATCGCGAACGCGGCCGGCGCGATCGATTTCTACCGGTCGGTGCTCGGTGCCCGCGTCGTCGACGTCACCGAGCTGGGCGGCATCGTGGTGCACGCCGATCTCGACTTCGGCACGGGGAGGCTCCAGCTCGGCGAGCCGAACCCCGAGTATGGTCTCGTTTCGGCACCGACGGGCGGCGCCGATTGCTACTCGATGGGCCTGTACTGCGCCGACGTGGACGAACTCGTGGCCCGCGCTGCGGAGGCTGGAGCGGAGATCCGAGAGCCGGTGAGCGATTTCGTCTCCGGCGATCGGTTCGCTTCGATCCGAGACCCGTTCGGCGTGCGATGGTCGCTCATGTCCCGTGTTGAGGATCTCTCGGAGTCCGAGAGTGCGCGAAGGGTCGCCGAGTGGGCCGCCGAGATGGAGCGGGCGAGCAACGAGTAG
- a CDS encoding condensation domain-containing protein, with product MRLTNVAHLRLPFGRLLGYDVTLSRPGRELPISFDQRRHLRDGDRPGSWMALSFRLREPLPRDLLATAWLAVIERHGTLRSVFIPGADGEPRLHEVEVRPGAWVEHTIAPGQAVNDAVRDVLDRHCAPFDRPSHRLCVLETAAGPTIVIGADHAHVDMWSMLVIARDFLAALEAARSGTVAELPEAAAFAEHTLVLRGHDAAPPEVRQRWAEVIDGSGGVMPRFPLPLGSGGAQPERVEVRDVFDVADSDAFAERARGFGVSTLSLAVSAMTTATRDLAALPLRAVFPVHSRFDDTWYASVGWFITNSVLESADPDPAACAAAVREAVRLGSWPLEEVLEPWGGMPEAPGMFAISWLDLRRLPVRIDATSLEAQYVGATIRTDGVMLWFILDESGLHLRCRYPDTREAREHVGSWLDELVRLLQSAAHAERGTTAGP from the coding sequence ATGCGGTTGACCAACGTTGCGCACCTGCGTCTCCCCTTCGGGAGGCTGCTCGGGTATGACGTTACCCTGTCCCGGCCCGGCCGCGAACTGCCGATCTCGTTCGATCAGCGGCGACACCTGCGCGACGGAGATCGACCCGGCTCCTGGATGGCACTGTCGTTCAGGCTGCGTGAACCTCTGCCCAGGGATCTGCTCGCAACCGCATGGCTCGCGGTCATCGAACGGCACGGCACACTCCGCTCCGTCTTCATTCCGGGCGCCGACGGGGAACCCCGGTTGCACGAGGTCGAGGTGCGGCCAGGGGCATGGGTCGAGCACACGATCGCGCCGGGTCAGGCGGTCAACGACGCCGTTCGCGATGTCCTCGATCGGCACTGCGCCCCGTTCGACCGTCCGTCGCATCGCCTGTGCGTACTCGAGACCGCGGCAGGACCGACCATCGTGATCGGTGCCGATCACGCCCACGTCGACATGTGGTCCATGCTGGTCATCGCTCGAGACTTCCTGGCGGCTCTCGAGGCCGCCCGCTCCGGTACCGTTGCCGAGCTTCCGGAGGCAGCCGCGTTCGCAGAGCACACCCTCGTGCTCCGCGGCCACGACGCTGCACCGCCCGAGGTGCGGCAGCGATGGGCCGAGGTGATCGACGGGAGCGGCGGCGTGATGCCCCGGTTCCCCCTGCCGCTCGGCTCCGGTGGTGCCCAGCCCGAACGCGTCGAGGTGCGCGACGTCTTCGATGTCGCCGACAGCGACGCGTTCGCCGAGCGGGCGCGCGGTTTCGGCGTCTCCACGCTCTCCCTCGCCGTTTCGGCGATGACCACCGCGACCCGCGATCTCGCGGCGCTACCGCTGCGCGCGGTATTCCCCGTCCACAGTCGCTTCGACGACACCTGGTACGCCTCCGTCGGCTGGTTCATCACGAACTCGGTGCTCGAATCTGCGGATCCGGATCCCGCGGCGTGCGCGGCCGCGGTGCGCGAAGCCGTCCGCCTCGGGTCCTGGCCGCTTGAGGAAGTCTTGGAACCGTGGGGCGGCATGCCCGAGGCGCCCGGCATGTTCGCGATCTCCTGGCTCGACTTGAGACGCCTCCCGGTGCGCATCGACGCGACATCCCTCGAGGCGCAGTACGTCGGCGCCACGATCCGTACCGACGGCGTCATGCTGTGGTTCATCCTGGACGAGTCGGGCCTGCACCTGAGGTGCAGATATCCCGACACACGGGAAGCGCGCGAGCACGTGGGTTCCTGGCTCGATGAACTCGTGCGCCTGCTGCAGTCGGCGGCGCACGCCGAGCGCGGCACGACCGCGGGCCCATAG
- a CDS encoding LLM class flavin-dependent oxidoreductase, whose amino-acid sequence MPASSTAPSRQHIRLNAFDMNCVAHQSSGLWRHPDDRAWQYKDIEYWTHLARVAERGLFDSIFIADVLGTYDVFGGNDVAAIRNGAQVPVNDPVQLAAVMAAVTEHVGFGITAGTAYEHPVPFARRLSTLDHLTKGRVGWNVVTGYLPSAARNLGQHDQMEHDQRYEHADEYLEVVYKLLEGSWEDGAVLRDRERGIFADPDKVHHIGHRGTHFAVPGIHLSEPSPQRTPLVFQAGASSRGIRFAAQNAEAIFIASPTNAVARASVDAIRSALADAGRSPEAAKIYLLLTIIVDETDELARAKHQDYLSYVSPEGALTFLSGWMGIDLSQYDLDEPLGNVRSNAIQSTVAAFQADNPEGRAWTIRDMVERNGIAGLGATVVGSASTVADELERIVAETGVDGFNLAYAVTPGTFEDVVEYVVPELQRRGVYPTEYAEGTLRQKLFGAGDRLPEDHRGAQYRVGAPLSTIDDSARESTD is encoded by the coding sequence ATGCCAGCATCCTCAACGGCACCGTCCCGCCAGCACATCAGGCTCAACGCCTTCGACATGAACTGCGTGGCCCACCAGAGTTCAGGCCTCTGGCGCCATCCAGACGACCGTGCGTGGCAGTACAAGGACATCGAGTACTGGACCCACCTGGCCCGGGTGGCCGAGCGTGGACTGTTCGATAGCATCTTCATCGCCGACGTACTCGGCACCTACGATGTCTTCGGAGGGAACGACGTCGCGGCGATTCGGAACGGTGCACAGGTCCCGGTCAACGATCCAGTCCAGCTCGCTGCGGTGATGGCCGCGGTGACGGAGCATGTGGGCTTCGGGATCACGGCGGGAACCGCCTACGAGCACCCCGTCCCCTTCGCGCGTCGGCTTTCCACCCTCGACCACCTGACGAAGGGCCGCGTGGGCTGGAACGTCGTGACCGGCTATCTCCCCTCGGCAGCGCGCAACCTCGGTCAGCACGACCAGATGGAGCACGATCAGCGCTACGAGCACGCAGACGAGTATCTCGAGGTCGTCTACAAACTGCTCGAGGGGTCTTGGGAGGACGGTGCAGTGCTTCGCGATCGCGAGCGCGGCATCTTCGCCGATCCCGACAAGGTGCACCACATCGGCCACCGGGGCACGCACTTCGCCGTGCCGGGAATCCATCTCTCCGAACCATCGCCGCAACGCACGCCGCTGGTCTTCCAGGCGGGCGCCTCGAGCCGCGGGATTCGATTCGCCGCTCAGAATGCGGAGGCGATCTTCATCGCCTCCCCGACGAACGCGGTCGCCCGAGCGAGCGTCGACGCAATCAGATCAGCACTGGCCGACGCGGGTCGCTCCCCTGAAGCCGCGAAAATCTACCTCCTCCTCACGATCATCGTCGACGAGACCGACGAGCTCGCTCGGGCGAAGCACCAGGACTACCTGTCGTACGTCAGCCCCGAGGGTGCGTTGACGTTCCTCTCGGGATGGATGGGGATCGACCTCTCCCAGTACGACCTCGACGAGCCGCTCGGAAACGTGCGGAGCAACGCGATCCAGTCGACCGTCGCGGCATTCCAGGCGGACAACCCAGAGGGTCGTGCCTGGACGATCCGGGACATGGTGGAGCGGAACGGCATCGCCGGTCTTGGAGCAACCGTGGTGGGCTCGGCTTCGACCGTCGCGGATGAGCTCGAACGGATCGTTGCCGAGACGGGAGTCGACGGATTCAACCTCGCATACGCGGTGACGCCTGGCACATTCGAGGATGTCGTCGAGTACGTCGTGCCCGAACTCCAGCGACGCGGCGTCTACCCCACCGAGTACGCCGAGGGCACGCTCCGGCAGAAGCTCTTCGGCGCGGGCGACCGACTTCCCGAGGATCATCGTGGCGCCCAGTACCGGGTCGGTGCGCCGCTGTCGACCATCGACGACAGCGCTCGTGAATCAACAGACTGA
- a CDS encoding alpha/beta fold hydrolase, whose amino-acid sequence MPTFAVPGAELEVELSDEGGRPVVQLHGLTSSRYRDRVLDLDLGRGLSGTRLLRYDARGHGHSSGRAVPDDYTWPHLAEDLLRVLDHWFPGEQVHGVGPSMGCATLLHAAVREPDRFSGFTLLLPPTAWESRAARAAEYERSAAYIEAHSLESWVQSGRDAPEPPATIGHPETWPEVPERTLPSILRGAAASDLPAPARIAGLTIPTTVLAWSGDAAHPVSTAERLAQLIPGATLSVAHTPEDVSSWPQVLADDVARASTRGASSGTQPRVTSVC is encoded by the coding sequence ATGCCGACCTTTGCCGTTCCAGGTGCCGAACTGGAGGTGGAGCTCAGCGACGAGGGCGGCCGCCCCGTGGTCCAGCTGCACGGATTGACCTCGAGTCGCTACCGCGACCGGGTGCTCGATCTCGATCTGGGGCGCGGTCTGAGCGGGACACGGCTGCTGCGGTACGACGCCCGCGGGCACGGACACTCGTCAGGACGGGCGGTTCCCGACGACTACACCTGGCCCCACCTCGCCGAGGATCTGCTGCGGGTGCTCGACCACTGGTTCCCCGGTGAGCAGGTGCACGGAGTCGGGCCGTCGATGGGGTGCGCGACCCTCCTCCACGCGGCCGTGCGAGAGCCTGACCGCTTCAGCGGCTTCACGCTGCTGCTGCCGCCGACCGCGTGGGAATCACGGGCCGCTCGCGCCGCAGAGTACGAGCGGTCGGCAGCCTACATCGAAGCGCACAGTCTCGAGAGCTGGGTGCAGTCGGGACGGGACGCACCCGAACCGCCTGCGACGATCGGACACCCTGAGACCTGGCCGGAGGTTCCGGAACGCACCCTCCCATCGATTCTGAGAGGCGCCGCGGCGAGCGATCTGCCGGCGCCGGCGCGCATCGCCGGACTCACCATCCCGACGACGGTCCTCGCCTGGAGCGGAGACGCCGCGCACCCGGTGTCGACAGCCGAGCGGCTCGCCCAGCTGATCCCTGGCGCGACTCTCTCCGTCGCCCACACGCCGGAAGATGTCTCGTCGTGGCCCCAGGTGTTGGCCGACGATGTGGCTCGCGCCTCGACTCGGGGGGCGTCTTCCGGAACTCAGCCTCGTGTGACGTCAGTCTGTTGA
- a CDS encoding acetyltransferase → MPGTLLHENPAEHEFPRLVAIWRSAVDATHDFLASGDRDAIERALIPDYFPAVHLVSAKLDGQTVGFSGVADGNLEMLFVDDAFRGRGVGGRLLAHAIAERGVRRVDVNEQNTQAVAFYDHAGFRVRDRSETDGAGRPYPILHLELVQ, encoded by the coding sequence ATGCCCGGGACCCTGCTGCACGAGAACCCCGCCGAGCACGAGTTCCCCCGGCTCGTCGCCATCTGGCGAAGCGCCGTGGACGCGACGCACGACTTCCTGGCATCCGGCGACCGGGACGCGATCGAACGCGCACTCATTCCAGACTACTTCCCCGCCGTCCACCTGGTGAGCGCGAAATTGGATGGGCAGACCGTCGGCTTCTCAGGAGTCGCTGACGGGAATCTCGAAATGCTGTTCGTCGACGACGCATTCCGGGGGCGAGGAGTCGGAGGCAGGCTCCTCGCCCACGCGATCGCCGAGCGCGGAGTGCGTCGCGTCGACGTCAACGAGCAGAACACTCAGGCCGTCGCCTTCTACGATCACGCCGGGTTCCGAGTGCGCGACCGTAGCGAGACCGACGGGGCAGGGCGCCCCTACCCGATCCTGCACCTCGAACTGGTCCAGTAG
- a CDS encoding AraC family transcriptional regulator, which yields MTEHFDGRGVLFPARLPSFHRVPVSDPVSALVHWFWIPRWRLAPGTSSRQEVLPFPASNLVIEPDGVSLAGPTTGASHRVLTGEGWAVGALLRPAALATLVADPREIRNTARPCAEPDLHRAVTAAMHDANEPRAREEAVRLFTEWVLTHLPAPDDRGLLANRMETLIASDRSVVRLSQVAERLGVSIRAAQRLAERYVGLPPLAIIRRYRLQEAAERVRADPGLSIAQIAAELGYADHAHLTADFRHVLGFTPTSYRRT from the coding sequence ATGACCGAGCACTTCGACGGACGGGGCGTGCTCTTCCCTGCCCGCCTTCCCTCTTTTCACCGCGTGCCGGTCTCTGACCCCGTGTCCGCGCTGGTGCACTGGTTCTGGATCCCCCGTTGGCGGCTCGCGCCCGGAACCTCCTCGCGACAGGAGGTACTCCCGTTTCCCGCATCCAACCTCGTCATCGAACCCGACGGCGTCTCCCTCGCCGGCCCGACGACCGGAGCATCGCACCGGGTGCTGACCGGTGAGGGATGGGCCGTCGGTGCGCTCTTGCGCCCCGCGGCGCTCGCAACTCTCGTCGCGGATCCGCGCGAGATCCGGAACACCGCCCGCCCCTGTGCCGAGCCTGACCTGCACCGCGCGGTCACGGCCGCCATGCACGACGCGAACGAGCCACGAGCCCGCGAGGAGGCGGTCCGCCTCTTCACGGAGTGGGTACTCACGCACCTCCCCGCTCCAGACGACCGCGGCCTGCTCGCCAACCGGATGGAAACGCTCATCGCTTCCGACCGCAGTGTCGTGCGCCTCTCGCAGGTCGCCGAACGGCTCGGCGTGTCGATCCGCGCGGCCCAGCGACTCGCCGAGCGCTACGTCGGCCTTCCCCCACTCGCGATCATCCGGCGGTACCGGCTCCAAGAGGCGGCCGAGCGCGTCCGAGCAGACCCCGGTCTCTCCATCGCCCAGATCGCAGCCGAGCTCGGCTACGCGGACCACGCTCACCTCACCGCCGATTTCAGGCACGTCCTCGGGTTCACCCCCACCTCCTATCGACGCACCTAA
- a CDS encoding ATP-binding cassette domain-containing protein, with product MGERAIVWQCSGVGFTYDDASAQAPVPALTAVDIVLRRGEMLALLGAEGSGTSTLCRLAAGLLSERGTLRGCVQWGAEEWSAEHPSARSAMLGDDPEAQLTGMTTFVDDEVRLPRRLHGLTGGPDPLDALTELGVAHLSARRLETLSGGERQLVALASLMSLRPALLVLDQPALSLDPDARRRLTSALRRYCDAGGAVLLSGHQHDELSSAADRIGFVRDGTVACTVPSAAVLPSDLDAAGVWNTVPGGGGASGRSAEWGGRPGEDPSVTLLQVADLRVALRERVLIDGFELSLGAGDVLALIGANGVGKSTLLRAIAGLLDDEARVSGSIRGAGERGEVALDHLPAYRRARHVGWVGQDPSAQLSASSARSELERGVPLPPHRRRERTRLRAERSRAAAELLEAHGLLQFADTHPFDLGPAARKDLVIASAQLLGAPVLLLDEPTLGRDLGAMRRLERTIQDHTAGGGAVILTTHDVKWARSVARDVVRLGG from the coding sequence GTGGGTGAGCGGGCGATCGTCTGGCAATGCTCCGGCGTTGGCTTCACGTATGACGATGCATCAGCGCAGGCACCCGTGCCCGCGCTGACCGCAGTGGACATCGTGCTCCGGCGCGGTGAGATGCTGGCCTTGCTCGGCGCCGAGGGGTCGGGCACCTCGACGCTCTGCCGGCTCGCTGCCGGGCTGCTGAGCGAGCGCGGCACTCTCCGGGGTTGCGTGCAGTGGGGCGCCGAGGAGTGGTCGGCAGAGCATCCAAGCGCTCGCAGTGCCATGCTCGGCGACGACCCGGAGGCGCAGCTGACCGGGATGACCACGTTCGTCGATGATGAGGTGCGTCTGCCCCGGCGTCTGCACGGTCTCACGGGCGGGCCAGACCCGCTCGACGCTCTGACGGAACTCGGTGTCGCCCACCTCAGCGCGCGACGACTGGAGACGCTCTCCGGCGGCGAGCGCCAACTCGTCGCACTGGCCTCCCTGATGTCGCTGCGTCCGGCTCTGCTCGTGCTCGATCAGCCGGCTCTCTCCCTGGATCCTGACGCGCGTCGACGGTTGACGAGTGCCCTGCGCCGCTACTGCGATGCGGGAGGCGCGGTGCTGCTGTCGGGGCATCAGCACGACGAGCTCAGCTCGGCTGCGGATCGGATCGGGTTCGTGCGGGACGGCACGGTCGCGTGCACGGTGCCGAGTGCTGCCGTCCTGCCGAGCGATCTCGACGCAGCCGGGGTGTGGAACACCGTGCCGGGAGGCGGAGGGGCATCTGGGCGCAGTGCGGAGTGGGGTGGTCGTCCGGGGGAGGATCCGTCGGTTACGCTGCTGCAGGTCGCTGATCTGCGAGTCGCCCTACGCGAGCGGGTACTCATCGACGGCTTCGAGTTGTCGCTCGGTGCCGGCGATGTGTTGGCTCTGATCGGCGCGAACGGTGTCGGTAAATCGACGCTGCTGCGCGCGATCGCCGGCCTGCTCGATGACGAGGCTCGGGTGAGCGGCTCGATCCGGGGTGCAGGCGAGCGCGGCGAGGTCGCGCTGGATCATCTGCCGGCGTATCGGCGCGCGCGGCACGTGGGCTGGGTCGGTCAGGATCCGAGCGCGCAGCTCTCGGCCTCGAGCGCCCGGAGCGAGCTCGAGCGCGGAGTGCCGTTGCCGCCGCACCGTCGACGAGAGCGCACCCGCCTGCGGGCGGAGCGATCCCGTGCTGCCGCGGAACTGCTCGAAGCGCACGGGCTGTTACAGTTCGCAGACACGCACCCGTTCGATCTCGGTCCGGCCGCGCGGAAGGATCTGGTCATCGCCTCGGCGCAGTTGCTCGGTGCACCGGTGCTGCTGCTGGACGAGCCTACGCTGGGGCGTGACCTCGGTGCGATGCGTCGGCTCGAGCGCACGATCCAGGATCATACCGCTGGAGGGGGTGCTGTCATCCTGACGACGCACGACGTCAAGTGGGCTCGGTCCGTCGCGCGCGATGTCGTCCGGCTCGGAGGCTGA
- a CDS encoding energy-coupling factor transporter transmembrane protein EcfT, which yields MTSRRPDRDADSNLHPATGFVLLFCALVLIYGISSPVVPLIVLLASAVGAVRSPTGFRRWAATWAVLSVPMLVMVGIVQGLFYPDASATVLHRWGPAAVTVEGLAIAVQLWLRVAAMVAACALFALGTDSARAFDGMRRLRVPLGISYVCATAMSLAPLVRDRTRHALEARAARGWETNRLRIRVALMPGIIGGLLTTALVQLDQRHDTLTQRGFGATARPAPLQDRADPMGQRALRWAAPVCTVAVVAASLSGVLTLPSASEVIAMWGGPGG from the coding sequence GTGACCTCACGGCGGCCTGACCGGGATGCGGATTCGAACCTGCACCCCGCGACGGGGTTCGTGCTGCTCTTCTGCGCGCTCGTGCTGATCTACGGCATCTCGTCGCCGGTGGTGCCGCTCATCGTGCTGCTCGCCTCGGCGGTCGGCGCGGTGCGCTCGCCGACGGGGTTCCGTCGATGGGCGGCGACCTGGGCGGTCCTCTCGGTGCCGATGCTGGTCATGGTCGGGATCGTGCAGGGGCTGTTCTACCCCGACGCGTCTGCGACGGTGCTGCACCGGTGGGGTCCGGCAGCCGTGACGGTCGAGGGACTCGCGATTGCCGTGCAGCTGTGGCTGCGCGTCGCCGCGATGGTCGCGGCATGTGCGCTCTTCGCGCTCGGTACCGACTCCGCGAGAGCCTTCGACGGAATGCGTCGCCTCCGGGTGCCGCTCGGCATCTCATACGTGTGCGCGACGGCGATGAGCCTTGCTCCGCTCGTGAGGGACCGGACCCGCCACGCACTCGAGGCGAGAGCGGCACGCGGGTGGGAGACGAATCGCCTACGGATCCGCGTCGCGCTGATGCCCGGCATCATCGGTGGCCTCCTGACTACCGCTCTCGTGCAGCTCGACCAGCGCCACGACACGCTGACGCAGCGCGGCTTCGGGGCCACTGCCCGCCCCGCACCTCTGCAGGACCGCGCGGACCCGATGGGTCAGCGCGCACTCCGGTGGGCGGCCCCTGTCTGCACCGTCGCGGTCGTCGCGGCCTCGCTATCAGGCGTCCTCACGCTGCCCTCGGCTTCCGAGGTCATCGCGATGTGGGGTGGTCCAGGTGGGTGA